One genomic segment of Planktothrix sp. FACHB-1365 includes these proteins:
- a CDS encoding Rid family detoxifying hydrolase, with product MDAKELLEKYAQGERDFEGVELCGVDLQNANLTGINLKEADLTKANFTKAILTSANLTNACLDSANLRETNFSQAILTEADLQSSSLIATNFEDADLQGADLRNVNYSDVKSSRANFAEANLSSLNLVGQKFFDVNFQGTDFANTDLREADLSYLDLTGADFRFANLESANLRSACLKNANLKLANLKKANLIRANVEKASFIGARLNLANIYLANFEEAETLASVMPDDTINDPDNYTIIIGEEKQTVMTRKIIKTENAPKPVGPYNQAVMVNNMIFLSGQIAIDPRINQILYPDDVIKQTERVMSNLEAVLTEAGATWENVVKTTIFLKDMNDFTQVNEVYSKYFKPETAPARATVEVSRLPKDVLVEIECIAVI from the coding sequence ATGGACGCTAAAGAATTGTTAGAGAAATATGCTCAAGGTGAACGGGATTTTGAGGGCGTAGAACTTTGTGGAGTAGATTTACAAAATGCTAATTTAACAGGAATCAACCTTAAAGAAGCAGATTTGACAAAAGCTAACTTCACTAAAGCAATACTGACCTCAGCTAATTTGACTAACGCTTGTTTAGATTCAGCTAACTTAAGAGAAACAAATTTTAGTCAAGCAATACTGACTGAAGCCGACCTCCAAAGCTCAAGTCTAATTGCTACTAATTTTGAAGATGCTGATTTACAAGGTGCGGATTTAAGAAATGTTAATTACTCTGATGTTAAGTCAAGTAGAGCTAATTTTGCAGAAGCTAATCTAAGTTCTTTAAATCTTGTAGGTCAAAAATTTTTTGATGTAAATTTTCAAGGAACTGATTTTGCTAATACTGATCTTCGAGAGGCTGACTTATCTTATTTAGATTTAACGGGAGCAGATTTTAGGTTTGCTAACCTTGAATCAGCAAATCTACGTTCTGCTTGTTTAAAAAATGCTAACCTGAAGCTGGCAAATCTTAAAAAGGCTAATTTGATCAGAGCCAATGTTGAAAAAGCCAGTTTCATTGGTGCTAGACTAAATTTAGCTAATATCTATTTGGCTAACTTTGAGGAAGCTGAAACCTTAGCCTCAGTAATGCCTGATGATACCATTAATGACCCAGACAATTATACAATTATTATCGGAGAAGAAAAACAAACTGTTATGACTCGCAAGATCATTAAAACCGAAAACGCGCCTAAACCCGTTGGCCCTTATAATCAAGCGGTAATGGTCAATAACATGATATTTTTATCAGGACAAATTGCCATTGACCCCCGCATTAACCAAATTCTTTATCCCGATGATGTTATCAAACAAACTGAACGAGTGATGTCAAATTTAGAAGCGGTATTAACCGAAGCTGGTGCTACTTGGGAAAACGTCGTTAAAACCACAATCTTCTTAAAAGATATGAACGATTTTACCCAAGTTAATGAAGTTTATTCTAAATATTTTAAACCCGAAACAGCCCCCGCTAGGGCGACGGTTGAAGTGTCTCGCCTTCCCAAAGATGTATTAGTAGAAATCGAGTGTATCGCAGTCATTTAA
- a CDS encoding MFS transporter, producing MNNKDKKLHPGWWISILYFAQGFPYTVVNTMSVVFLKGLGASNELIGLTSLLSLPWVMKGLWGPIVDIYSTKRRWILRMEIVCAILFLILALGAPFPSAIPFSIAIFSLIAFASATHDIAIDGFYLTVLNLDQQAFYVGVRNTAYRMAVLAGGGGLVFLAGHIAEQYIDEKSPTGEITYNLVPLKFLGSDFSLPALGWGWTIAFSVASLIFLLIYGFQRIYLPYSPKAVFSETESLSNSANFINSFKTYFTQYKIGWIIAFILLFRLGDALTFKMAMPFLMDTPAKGGLGISTAEIGILSGTVGVIFLLFGGLLGGFLIAKQGLKTWIWPMAILQNFTNIFYWLLAKTQPEIIWAYVVNSIEQFTYGLGVAAYTVFLMQTVRPEYKASHYAITTAFMAAGVLIPGVFSGYIQANLGYQNYFLLSAMAVIPGLLTIFFIPIKDQHNIKSVPRPGLDDENI from the coding sequence ATGAACAATAAAGATAAAAAACTGCATCCGGGTTGGTGGATTTCAATTTTATATTTTGCCCAAGGATTTCCTTATACCGTTGTCAATACAATGTCAGTGGTTTTTTTAAAAGGATTAGGGGCAAGTAATGAATTAATTGGATTAACCAGTTTGTTATCTCTCCCTTGGGTGATGAAAGGATTATGGGGGCCAATTGTTGATATTTATTCAACCAAACGGCGATGGATTTTAAGGATGGAAATTGTATGTGCAATTCTATTTTTAATTTTAGCATTGGGTGCACCATTTCCCTCAGCAATTCCGTTTTCGATTGCAATTTTTTCCCTCATTGCCTTTGCTAGTGCTACCCATGATATCGCCATTGATGGCTTTTATTTAACGGTGTTAAATTTAGACCAACAGGCGTTTTATGTAGGAGTTAGAAACACCGCTTATCGGATGGCGGTTTTAGCTGGCGGTGGCGGGTTAGTATTTTTAGCCGGACATATTGCTGAACAATATATTGATGAGAAAAGTCCAACGGGGGAAATTACATATAATTTGGTTCCGTTAAAGTTTTTGGGGTCTGATTTTTCACTTCCTGCATTAGGATGGGGGTGGACGATTGCTTTTTCTGTAGCGAGTTTAATCTTTTTACTCATCTACGGATTTCAGAGAATTTATTTACCCTATTCCCCAAAAGCAGTTTTTTCAGAAACCGAAAGTCTTTCAAATTCTGCTAATTTTATCAATTCCTTCAAAACCTATTTTACCCAATATAAAATCGGTTGGATTATCGCTTTTATTTTATTATTTCGTTTGGGAGATGCGTTAACCTTCAAAATGGCAATGCCTTTTTTAATGGATACACCCGCAAAAGGAGGGTTAGGCATTTCAACCGCCGAAATAGGGATTTTATCGGGAACAGTGGGAGTGATTTTCCTATTATTTGGGGGATTATTAGGAGGATTTTTAATTGCCAAACAAGGGTTAAAAACTTGGATATGGCCGATGGCAATTCTCCAAAATTTTACTAATATCTTTTATTGGTTATTAGCCAAAACTCAACCGGAAATTATTTGGGCCTATGTTGTTAATTCCATTGAACAGTTCACCTATGGTTTAGGGGTAGCAGCCTATACGGTCTTTTTAATGCAAACGGTTCGTCCTGAATATAAAGCTTCCCATTATGCGATTACAACGGCATTTATGGCGGCTGGGGTATTAATTCCAGGGGTCTTTAGTGGGTATATTCAAGCGAATTTAGGCTATCAAAACTACTTTTTATTAAGTGCAATGGCGGTAATTCCGGGTTTATTAACAATCTTCTTTATTCCCATTAAAGATCAACACAATATAAAATCTGTCCCTCGACCCGGACTCGATGACGAAAACATATAA
- a CDS encoding DUF433 domain-containing protein produces the protein MLLEDYFNFLAADDIRLKGTRIGIETILFDHLFRAKTPEEIANTYPSLTLEQVYATILYYLHNKSVVEAYMTDWLEWGDRMRAEQQRNPRPIVEKLRQLKAQKLANSTDYAQLSY, from the coding sequence ATGCTATTAGAAGATTACTTTAATTTTTTGGCGGCGGATGATATTCGACTTAAAGGCACACGCATCGGTATTGAAACCATTTTATTTGACCACCTTTTTCGTGCCAAAACGCCAGAAGAAATTGCCAACACCTATCCTTCACTCACTTTAGAACAGGTGTATGCAACAATTTTATATTACTTGCATAACAAATCAGTAGTGGAGGCTTACATGACTGATTGGTTAGAATGGGGCGATAGAATGCGAGCAGAACAACAACGTAATCCTCGCCCAATTGTAGAGAAACTGCGACAATTGAAAGCACAAAAATTGGCAAACTCAACGGATTATGCTCAATTATCTTATTGA
- a CDS encoding S8 family serine peptidase, which yields MTTQSKISPAFEPFLGHSQPNARKDAIVIYRGLVSPGSMPQPGTAAYFETLKQQEQTNQSIANKIINDYQNATRQSFYAEPVGRGSLPIAQIEVTRQSLPILAQHPDVVAILPNQRIHLIEPKGVDYSSLQKQELEDKLTWGLKRLEIPKVWETTQGENVTVAVLDSGVHGDHPALKGRVKDFIVIDPLGRRITASPSFDSGQHGTHVCGTIAGGKTEEGLSIGVAPQANLIVAGVLVGDATLLTLIEGISWAVEKGAKIINMSLGLSYYEPLFPQVFDILVNQYGILPIVAIGNENHGNTSSPGNAYNAFSVGAVEQIETDNLGITFFSSGASLVFPADSPNAWVTKPDVSAPGAQIYSCIPPVKMDNGVFQYTYMDGTSMATPHIAGIAALLMSACPEAPLSKIIDVLKKTAYHPGGEEQRPDNRWGWGMVRPLEALKALK from the coding sequence ATGACAACTCAATCTAAAATTTCTCCCGCGTTTGAACCCTTTTTAGGCCACAGTCAACCCAATGCCCGAAAAGATGCCATTGTTATTTATAGAGGTTTAGTGTCTCCAGGGTCAATGCCTCAACCGGGAACAGCCGCCTATTTTGAAACCTTAAAACAACAAGAACAAACCAATCAATCCATTGCCAATAAAATTATTAATGATTATCAAAATGCTACTCGTCAATCCTTTTATGCAGAACCCGTTGGTCGGGGAAGTTTACCCATTGCCCAAATCGAAGTTACTCGTCAAAGCTTACCGATTTTAGCACAACATCCTGATGTTGTTGCTATTCTTCCTAACCAAAGGATTCATTTAATTGAACCCAAAGGAGTTGATTATTCTAGCTTGCAAAAACAAGAATTAGAGGATAAACTAACTTGGGGATTAAAACGGTTAGAAATTCCCAAAGTTTGGGAAACAACCCAAGGAGAAAATGTTACGGTTGCGGTGTTAGATTCGGGGGTACATGGAGATCATCCCGCTTTAAAAGGACGGGTAAAAGATTTTATTGTTATTGACCCATTAGGACGTCGAATTACCGCGAGTCCCAGCTTTGATAGTGGACAACATGGAACCCACGTTTGCGGCACAATTGCAGGAGGAAAAACCGAGGAGGGTTTGTCTATTGGTGTCGCACCTCAAGCGAATTTAATTGTTGCTGGAGTATTAGTCGGAGACGCAACTTTATTAACCTTAATTGAAGGGATTTCTTGGGCTGTTGAAAAAGGGGCAAAAATTATTAATATGTCCTTGGGATTGAGTTATTATGAACCTCTATTTCCCCAAGTTTTTGATATTTTAGTCAATCAATACGGAATTTTACCCATTGTCGCTATTGGAAACGAAAATCACGGAAATACGAGTTCTCCAGGTAATGCTTATAATGCCTTTTCTGTGGGTGCTGTGGAACAAATTGAAACCGATAATCTGGGAATTACATTTTTTAGTAGTGGCGCCAGTTTAGTGTTTCCGGCGGACTCCCCTAACGCCTGGGTGACAAAACCCGATGTTTCCGCCCCCGGTGCTCAAATTTATTCCTGTATTCCTCCGGTGAAAATGGATAACGGCGTTTTTCAATATACCTACATGGACGGGACATCAATGGCCACGCCCCACATCGCCGGAATTGCAGCCTTATTGATGTCAGCCTGTCCCGAAGCTCCGTTAAGTAAGATTATTGATGTTTTGAAGAAAACCGCTTATCATCCGGGGGGTGAAGAACAACGTCCCGATAACCGTTGGGGTTGGGGAATGGTGCGACCGTTAGAAGCGTTAAAAGCGTTGAAATAG
- a CDS encoding dynamin family protein yields the protein MRNNLNIESKLNNTRNLLQELGNSVSNLVNSSPDVFNDPGIQSSLQDFLSVYQEAVQRLKNPSFRIATLGTTSSGKSTIVNALIGRKIAPIEAGEMSGGVLTIQHSQEQKLIIEKTEDAAWDTGEWTGLNDEDLYQRISVVMHSYHDARKKREYVAPQITAQVSILPACNSSLLGLPDGIEVELIDLPGLKSVQDQTNLATIQGQVNKAFSLVALDYMQVDDDHRKRLFEELKQVVEFLQGRTDSMIFILNRVDQRGTDDLPLPVRIDKLKEQIKQDLSLPELPDVLPFNARLLYYAQCAWGSGSLHEPSTVDQATRSKFLKALFEDCFNRILQCIGDNVELAQWFFNLRMQIISGNNIDDETMRKILRYSLEWSGGRELWDRFRVRVKESFSELVILPILLEVFTNYDALAESLGILIEAGTINNKEQVDKEIDKIANIRQDLQKNIKKIGKDFQGEIEELIAGLKSEDPNTRIKIKQSAEKKGFDGFSLIFDAVNEVEGDLTKVLIVPVRDALKDNHGYCELKDQLREAISPSLADDISKAYDNVSRRLSKFSTESEYLVKRVRADDDQGKKEIEHDERYVRLLYHRMREAISARAEFVLQSKAQQFEQALESLVNEQVKRLKVCLSDEKLSSINLEKAAISNLRKKLAQNLPTLPEKFFELPEAIEQKQSQQKAVVGTKTEYETRTKTEYQNYTETYEEGSCFKSTKTRTKTRPVITEYQEEVTQNIYEDIEYVELFLPSPDLMAKQWLSGIEKGKDSLWDILLDWILQRLDNVSNIFEESVDEITNLAERALEKQLTIIKENFEQEKQFWLDFEIKKDYATSVCENLKEDIASLNRL from the coding sequence ATGCGGAATAACCTCAATATTGAATCTAAGTTAAACAACACCCGCAACCTTTTACAAGAATTAGGTAACTCAGTTTCTAACTTAGTCAACTCGTCCCCAGATGTTTTTAATGATCCAGGGATTCAATCTTCCTTACAAGATTTTTTAAGCGTTTATCAAGAAGCTGTCCAACGGCTAAAAAATCCTAGTTTTCGGATTGCTACTCTGGGTACAACTTCCTCTGGAAAATCAACGATTGTTAACGCGCTGATTGGTCGAAAAATTGCACCGATTGAAGCTGGAGAAATGAGTGGGGGTGTATTAACAATCCAACATTCTCAGGAACAAAAATTAATCATTGAAAAAACAGAGGATGCGGCTTGGGATACGGGTGAATGGACAGGATTAAATGATGAGGATTTATATCAGCGAATTAGCGTTGTTATGCACTCCTATCATGATGCTCGTAAAAAACGAGAGTATGTTGCACCCCAAATCACTGCTCAGGTTTCTATTTTACCAGCTTGCAATAGTTCCTTACTAGGTTTACCCGACGGAATAGAAGTTGAATTAATTGATTTACCTGGATTAAAATCAGTTCAAGATCAGACTAATTTAGCAACGATTCAAGGGCAAGTTAATAAAGCTTTTAGTTTAGTGGCTTTGGACTATATGCAGGTAGATGATGATCACAGAAAACGCCTTTTTGAAGAGTTAAAACAAGTTGTCGAATTTCTACAGGGACGCACAGATTCGATGATTTTTATCTTAAATCGAGTCGATCAGCGAGGAACTGATGATTTACCTCTGCCAGTGCGGATTGATAAGTTAAAAGAACAAATTAAACAGGATTTATCACTGCCAGAACTTCCTGATGTCCTACCCTTTAATGCTCGTCTTTTATATTATGCTCAATGTGCTTGGGGTTCAGGATCTCTTCACGAACCATCAACAGTTGATCAAGCGACACGATCAAAATTCCTAAAAGCACTTTTTGAAGACTGTTTTAATCGAATTCTTCAGTGTATTGGGGATAATGTGGAGTTAGCACAATGGTTTTTTAACCTCAGAATGCAAATCATCTCAGGTAATAATATTGATGATGAAACTATGCGAAAAATTCTCCGCTATTCTTTAGAATGGAGTGGAGGTAGAGAACTTTGGGATCGTTTCCGTGTGCGGGTTAAAGAATCATTTTCAGAACTGGTAATACTTCCTATCTTGCTGGAAGTATTCACTAATTATGATGCTTTGGCAGAATCTCTCGGTATTCTGATTGAAGCCGGAACAATTAACAATAAAGAACAGGTTGATAAAGAAATAGATAAAATCGCTAACATTCGTCAAGATTTACAGAAAAATATCAAAAAAATTGGGAAGGACTTTCAGGGGGAAATTGAGGAACTGATAGCAGGGTTAAAAAGCGAAGATCCAAATACTCGGATTAAGATTAAACAATCTGCTGAAAAAAAGGGGTTTGATGGCTTTTCTCTAATTTTTGATGCTGTTAATGAGGTAGAAGGAGACTTAACCAAAGTTTTAATTGTTCCAGTTCGTGATGCTCTTAAAGATAATCATGGATATTGTGAGCTAAAAGATCAACTACGGGAAGCCATATCACCTTCATTGGCTGATGATATTTCTAAAGCCTATGATAATGTTAGTCGAAGACTCAGTAAGTTTTCTACTGAGTCTGAATACTTAGTTAAGCGTGTAAGGGCTGATGATGATCAGGGAAAAAAAGAAATTGAACATGATGAACGCTATGTTCGCTTGCTATATCACAGGATGAGAGAAGCTATATCCGCAAGAGCAGAGTTTGTACTACAATCAAAAGCTCAACAATTTGAACAAGCTTTAGAATCATTAGTGAATGAGCAAGTTAAGAGATTAAAAGTTTGTTTGTCAGATGAAAAGTTGTCTTCGATTAATCTTGAAAAAGCAGCTATCAGTAATTTACGCAAAAAATTAGCTCAAAACTTGCCAACTTTACCTGAGAAGTTTTTTGAACTTCCAGAAGCTATAGAACAAAAGCAATCCCAACAAAAAGCCGTCGTTGGGACGAAAACCGAATATGAAACTCGCACCAAAACTGAATATCAAAACTATACAGAAACCTATGAAGAAGGTTCTTGTTTCAAAAGCACAAAAACTAGAACAAAAACACGACCTGTAATCACTGAATATCAAGAAGAGGTCACTCAAAATATTTACGAAGATATTGAGTATGTTGAACTTTTTCTTCCTTCTCCTGACTTAATGGCAAAACAATGGTTAAGTGGAATTGAGAAAGGGAAAGACAGTTTGTGGGATATTTTGCTTGACTGGATTCTCCAACGATTAGATAATGTTAGCAATATCTTTGAAGAATCTGTTGATGAAATTACCAATCTAGCTGAACGTGCTTTGGAAAAACAATTAACGATCATTAAGGAAAACTTTGAGCAGGAAAAACAGTTCTGGCTTGATTTTGAAATTAAAAAAGATTATGCAACATCAGTTTGTGAAAATTTAAAAGAAGATATAGCAAGTCTAAATCGGTTGTAA
- a CDS encoding glycine zipper domain-containing protein has protein sequence MEPNDLDLVVPVAGGALLGALVGGPVGAAIGAAGGALVGAKFKQLKEEQSQQQTRREEPEKFNSNSSFSSISTVQTHSSLTTTAQKITQKFLVLVVSHAQAGFLESLQAKGSIDFKDGESLYEITKYLLVGTEDKYSKIKANISDYLVAKGAESEYDIYLVSIELNQADEGFNSNVNQLDRYDAFRKLADLSVNFTISPRLRIEAYENIGVYNR, from the coding sequence ATGGAACCTAACGATCTAGATCTAGTAGTACCAGTAGCAGGAGGAGCATTATTAGGAGCATTAGTAGGAGGCCCAGTAGGAGCAGCAATAGGAGCAGCAGGAGGAGCATTAGTAGGAGCAAAATTTAAACAGCTAAAAGAGGAGCAATCACAACAGCAAACTCGTAGAGAAGAACCCGAAAAATTTAACTCTAATTCTTCATTTTCTAGCATTTCTACAGTTCAAACCCATTCAAGTTTAACTACTACAGCACAAAAAATTACTCAAAAGTTTTTAGTTTTAGTAGTTTCTCATGCACAGGCTGGTTTTCTTGAATCACTCCAAGCAAAAGGAAGCATTGATTTTAAAGATGGGGAATCTCTTTATGAAATCACGAAATATTTATTGGTAGGGACTGAAGATAAATACTCTAAAATCAAAGCCAATATTAGCGATTATTTAGTCGCAAAAGGAGCAGAATCAGAATATGATATTTATCTAGTCTCTATCGAGCTAAATCAAGCAGATGAAGGGTTCAATTCTAATGTGAATCAACTGGATAGATATGATGCGTTTCGTAAATTAGCTGATTTATCAGTTAATTTTACAATTTCCCCTAGATTGCGAATAGAAGCCTACGAAAATATTGGAGTTTATAATCGTTAA
- a CDS encoding DUF5615 family PIN-like protein yields the protein MLNYLIDENVDPIYTHQLRRFQSELFVIAVGDLTAPPKGTLDPEILLWCEKHQCILVTNNRKSMPVHLADHIALSHHIPGIFILSPKLSIGENIEQLILIAEASYEDEYQDRIEFLPLF from the coding sequence ATGCTCAATTATCTTATTGATGAAAATGTCGATCCAATTTATACCCATCAACTACGCCGTTTTCAATCAGAATTATTTGTGATAGCCGTTGGTGATCTCACGGCTCCACCTAAAGGAACTTTAGATCCTGAAATTTTATTGTGGTGTGAAAAACATCAATGTATTTTAGTAACCAATAACCGCAAGTCTATGCCAGTTCATCTAGCAGATCATATCGCTTTAAGTCATCATATCCCTGGGATTTTTATCCTGAGTCCAAAGTTAAGTATTGGTGAAAATATTGAGCAGTTGATTTTAATCGCCGAGGCATCTTATGAGGATGAGTATCAAGATAGAATAGAATTTTTGCCTCTCTTTTAA
- a CDS encoding WecB/TagA/CpsF family glycosyltransferase, translating to MSQTILPYDSSLNRFPVLGLPVHLIDNYSNWLLKCWQQGLGTHVITLNAEMAIQAEKNTQLAEIIHSAELVIPDGAGVVLYLQYKGKKIKRCPGIELAETLIENIGKLDNSEVIFFYGGKPGIAQQAADNIQQKFPSLGISSYHGYLSASEEEDLKITLKDLQPRLILVGLGVPRQEYWISQNRHLCPNSIWIGVGGSFDIWSGIKQRAPEFFCKYHLEWLYRLYQEPWRWRRMLALPEFAIKVLLKGTGN from the coding sequence ATGAGTCAAACGATTTTACCTTATGATTCTAGTCTAAACCGTTTTCCAGTTTTGGGTTTACCCGTTCATCTAATTGATAATTATAGTAACTGGTTATTAAAATGTTGGCAACAAGGGTTAGGAACTCATGTAATTACCCTGAATGCAGAAATGGCGATACAGGCGGAAAAAAATACGCAATTAGCAGAAATTATTCATTCAGCAGAGTTAGTCATTCCCGATGGTGCGGGGGTGGTGCTTTATTTACAATATAAAGGCAAAAAAATTAAACGGTGTCCGGGGATTGAATTAGCCGAAACCTTAATAGAAAATATTGGTAAATTAGACAATTCTGAAGTTATCTTTTTCTATGGGGGAAAACCGGGAATTGCTCAACAAGCTGCTGATAATATTCAACAAAAATTTCCGAGTCTGGGAATTTCGAGTTATCATGGCTATCTGTCTGCTTCAGAAGAAGAAGATTTAAAAATAACTTTAAAAGATTTACAACCTCGATTAATATTAGTGGGTTTAGGAGTTCCTCGTCAGGAATATTGGATTAGTCAAAATCGTCATCTTTGTCCGAATTCGATTTGGATAGGTGTGGGGGGAAGTTTTGATATTTGGTCAGGAATTAAACAACGAGCACCAGAATTTTTTTGTAAATATCATTTAGAATGGTTATATCGATTATATCAAGAACCTTGGCGCTGGCGTCGGATGTTGGCATTACCGGAGTTTGCGATTAAAGTGTTATTAAAGGGAACAGGGAATTAG
- a CDS encoding pentapeptide repeat-containing protein, with the protein MANPEHLTLLQWENKRWKIWRLNNPDIQPDLCEANLMGADLNGINLADADLSKANLIATDLSSANLTKADLSLAQLRRANLSEAVLFQANLSEANLNTAILNNAELIETYLYRTDLNNAKLINVHFNGAYLYGANLSEADLTQGDLRFANLNKANLYQADLTGANLRGTTLIQANLQNANLSYANLRGTNLSKANLRGANLTGVNLQFANLNGAILS; encoded by the coding sequence ATGGCAAATCCAGAACATTTAACATTATTACAGTGGGAAAATAAACGTTGGAAAATTTGGCGTTTAAATAATCCTGATATTCAGCCGGACTTATGCGAGGCTAATTTAATGGGGGCTGATTTAAACGGAATTAATTTAGCAGATGCTGATTTAAGTAAAGCTAATTTAATTGCAACAGATTTAAGCTCGGCAAACCTAACAAAAGCAGATTTAAGTTTAGCTCAATTGCGACGGGCAAACCTCAGTGAAGCAGTATTATTTCAAGCGAATTTAAGTGAAGCTAATCTAAATACAGCTATATTAAATAACGCAGAATTAATTGAAACCTATCTCTATCGCACCGACTTAAATAATGCCAAACTGATTAATGTTCATTTTAATGGAGCTTATTTATATGGAGCAAATTTGAGTGAAGCTGATTTAACTCAAGGGGATTTAAGATTTGCGAATTTAAACAAAGCGAATCTTTATCAAGCCGATTTAACTGGGGCAAATTTAAGAGGGACAACGTTAATTCAAGCGAATTTACAAAATGCTAATTTATCCTATGCAAATTTAAGAGGAACAAACCTCAGTAAAGCCAATTTACGAGGAGCAAATTTAACCGGAGTTAATTTACAATTTGCTAATTTAAACGGTGCTATTCTTTCCTAA